A single genomic interval of Corallococcus exiguus harbors:
- a CDS encoding MarR family winged helix-turn-helix transcriptional regulator: MPPLTPKAETFSALVLEVFQLNGLLLQAGDRLSAPAGLTSARWQVLGVIDHGPATVAAVARTMGLARQSVQQTADALASDGFVEFVDNPNHQRAKCVALTAAGRRALRKVEQAHATWADRLGASLTPALLDAAVDGVRAARLRLEKDLAEAERSHEK; this comes from the coding sequence ATGCCACCGTTGACCCCAAAAGCAGAGACCTTCAGTGCCCTGGTCCTGGAGGTGTTCCAGTTGAATGGGTTGCTGCTCCAGGCTGGAGACCGGCTGAGCGCTCCGGCGGGACTGACGAGCGCCCGCTGGCAGGTGCTGGGCGTCATCGACCATGGTCCCGCCACGGTCGCGGCCGTGGCGCGCACGATGGGCCTCGCGCGGCAGAGCGTGCAGCAGACGGCGGACGCACTCGCGAGCGACGGGTTCGTGGAGTTCGTCGACAACCCGAATCACCAGCGGGCGAAGTGCGTCGCGCTCACGGCCGCCGGGCGCCGCGCCCTGCGCAAGGTCGAACAGGCGCATGCCACATGGGCGGACCGGTTGGGTGCCAGCCTCACCCCAGCGCTCCTCGACGCGGCGGTCGACGGCGTCCGCGCAGCGCGCCTGCGGCTTGAAAAGGACCTGGCCGAAGCGGAGCGCTCCCATGAAAAGTGA
- a CDS encoding VWA domain-containing protein yields the protein MIEAGGFNANALERRYELLDRLPSSLFHAAAVNLNGTLRDRVAGVLQWHSALMDGSLPSLEGLSWPDRPTAELLQQELTDLRLPHFCKGEASLVEALLLDVLEGTATVAQKCAEWEAAQLRELMKQERARRQKAQAASGTSPSEPTTFKAKGRTVVLEEPLDASTLATLQEEAARLAKNQGQAVLRERIQMAWQERVRIWAQLEEVFGELAMMLGRGWDLGRGLFRSRGWLEVARLRELLEKLPALRHLIQVLGRMKTSEDASQPPVMETVIGPMRRVHEERREVRSPFARSETRGIERSGDIQRMLPPEAVLLGHPTLRRLWHARRAERTLLTYKVDGTVLERFQTEREALEAQQRASPPMTRGPILICLDTSGSMTGLPETVAKALVLESVRVAFTEKRACYLYSFSGPGDVAEHELSLTESGLARLMAFLTHSFAGGTDVEAPLERAVSRLDSEAWSRSDLLLVSDGEFAVSEKTRGLMAQASARKGMRAQGVLIGTGHGASMSALCSQVHRFSDWQSLLESPGKKPTAARAEGCSL from the coding sequence GAATGGGACCCTGCGGGACCGCGTCGCCGGAGTGCTCCAGTGGCATTCGGCCCTGATGGACGGTTCGCTCCCTTCGCTAGAGGGGCTCTCCTGGCCGGACCGTCCGACCGCGGAGCTCCTTCAGCAGGAGCTCACGGACCTGCGATTGCCGCATTTCTGCAAGGGCGAGGCGTCCCTCGTCGAAGCGCTGCTGCTGGACGTCCTCGAAGGCACCGCGACCGTGGCCCAGAAGTGCGCGGAGTGGGAAGCCGCGCAACTTCGGGAGCTGATGAAGCAGGAGCGTGCACGCCGGCAGAAGGCCCAGGCCGCTTCAGGCACCTCTCCCTCCGAACCGACGACCTTCAAGGCCAAGGGGCGGACGGTTGTTCTCGAGGAACCGCTCGACGCAAGCACCCTTGCCACGCTCCAGGAGGAGGCCGCGCGGCTGGCGAAGAACCAGGGACAGGCGGTCCTTCGGGAGCGGATCCAAATGGCCTGGCAGGAGCGGGTGCGAATCTGGGCGCAGTTGGAGGAGGTCTTCGGCGAGCTCGCCATGATGTTGGGCCGAGGCTGGGACCTGGGGCGCGGGCTGTTCCGTTCACGGGGATGGTTGGAGGTGGCCCGGCTCCGTGAGCTGCTGGAGAAGCTTCCCGCCTTGAGGCACCTCATCCAGGTGCTCGGGCGGATGAAGACCTCGGAGGACGCGTCCCAGCCTCCCGTGATGGAGACCGTCATCGGGCCCATGCGGCGGGTCCATGAGGAACGCCGGGAGGTCCGCAGCCCGTTCGCCCGTTCGGAGACTCGCGGTATCGAACGCTCCGGAGACATCCAGCGGATGCTTCCTCCGGAAGCCGTGTTGCTGGGACACCCGACGCTGCGGCGGCTCTGGCACGCCCGCCGCGCCGAGCGGACCCTGCTGACCTACAAGGTCGACGGGACGGTGCTGGAGCGGTTCCAGACGGAGCGTGAGGCCCTGGAGGCGCAGCAGCGCGCCTCTCCGCCAATGACACGCGGCCCCATCCTCATCTGCCTGGATACCTCCGGCTCCATGACGGGACTCCCCGAAACCGTCGCCAAGGCGCTGGTCCTGGAATCGGTCCGGGTGGCCTTCACGGAAAAGCGCGCCTGCTATCTCTACTCCTTCAGTGGACCCGGAGACGTCGCGGAGCACGAACTGTCGCTGACGGAGTCGGGACTCGCTCGGCTGATGGCCTTTCTCACCCATTCCTTCGCCGGAGGCACGGACGTGGAGGCTCCACTCGAACGCGCCGTTTCCCGGCTGGACTCCGAAGCGTGGTCGCGCTCTGACCTCCTCCTCGTCAGTGATGGTGAGTTCGCTGTCTCCGAAAAGACGCGAGGCTTGATGGCTCAGGCCTCGGCACGCAAGGGCATGCGTGCGCAGGGCGTCCTCATTGGAACAGGGCACGGTGCCTCCATGTCCGCGCTCTGTTCGCAGGTCCACCGCTTCAGTGATTGGCAGTCGCTGCTCGAAAGCCCCGGGAAAAAGCCAACCGCGGCGCGTGCGGAGGGCTGTTCCCTCTGA
- a CDS encoding GMC oxidoreductase, with protein MAANYTKFFAGSRNIPKGISLGYPVPGPQEASADQIAGQAFFATPNDWSDIQASAYDFIVIGTGPTGVAFIEQTLKHNPSARILVLERGGFWLPTHYQMLPLAFQAATGSPPTTYPWTRTTRMATTELEFFQAGYIPVLGGRSTYWSAWCPAPTPDLMRDWPQELIDVTLQPGFWDRARAFLHVTTMDKVHDGVYGSLQHQIDVNLRENFKRYVPSAESAFPAPIAVGHTPWKGVKFYKYSTVGTLLDLQQSQKALAAQGKGQPLAIVDHCVVDRLVHDGHGTVTALETTRGPLAVSSAKVVLAMGTIPPATLLMNSFKEALPNIGKRYTGHFMSHITARVKRSAFKDLAALEIGATYLDGKAPNGLQYHVQTSAFASANPEADESTIAHEAPDAAAVASMAQLKGSEDYVVFVCATLGEVSEKNPDNWIRMNGGTDPATNITLQLQPGVQDHHLWDVLDEATYQSIDVMAGHAGCSNPEVEYWVDDASGNGGRWQSERPDRKKIRLNIIVHEASPLWMGRDPATSVVGLDYRPHGVHNVYVTGGALFPTSGSWNPTLTMCGLAQDLADRLRG; from the coding sequence ATGGCCGCCAATTACACGAAGTTCTTCGCTGGCTCCCGAAACATTCCGAAAGGAATCTCCCTCGGCTACCCCGTCCCCGGTCCGCAGGAGGCCAGCGCGGATCAAATCGCCGGACAGGCGTTCTTCGCCACGCCGAACGACTGGAGCGACATCCAGGCCTCGGCCTATGACTTCATCGTGATTGGCACCGGGCCCACCGGTGTGGCCTTCATCGAGCAGACGCTGAAGCACAACCCGAGCGCGCGCATCCTCGTGCTGGAGCGAGGCGGCTTCTGGTTGCCCACGCACTATCAGATGCTCCCGCTCGCATTCCAGGCCGCGACCGGCTCACCGCCCACCACGTACCCGTGGACGCGCACGACGCGGATGGCGACCACGGAGTTGGAGTTCTTCCAGGCCGGCTACATCCCCGTGCTGGGCGGACGCTCCACCTACTGGAGCGCCTGGTGCCCCGCCCCGACTCCCGACCTGATGCGCGACTGGCCACAGGAGCTGATCGACGTCACGCTCCAGCCGGGCTTCTGGGACCGCGCCCGCGCGTTCCTGCACGTCACCACGATGGACAAGGTCCACGACGGCGTCTACGGCAGCCTCCAGCATCAAATCGATGTGAACCTCCGGGAGAACTTCAAGCGCTACGTGCCCTCGGCGGAGAGCGCGTTCCCGGCCCCCATCGCCGTGGGCCACACGCCCTGGAAGGGCGTGAAGTTCTACAAGTACTCCACCGTGGGCACGCTGCTGGACCTGCAGCAATCACAGAAGGCGCTGGCGGCCCAGGGCAAGGGGCAGCCCCTGGCCATCGTCGACCACTGCGTCGTGGACCGCCTGGTGCATGACGGCCATGGGACGGTCACCGCGCTGGAGACCACCCGCGGCCCGCTGGCGGTGAGCTCGGCGAAGGTCGTGCTGGCGATGGGGACCATCCCGCCCGCGACGCTGCTGATGAACTCCTTCAAGGAGGCCCTGCCGAACATCGGCAAGCGTTACACCGGCCACTTCATGTCTCACATCACGGCGCGCGTGAAGCGCTCGGCGTTCAAGGACCTGGCCGCGCTGGAGATTGGCGCCACCTACCTGGACGGCAAGGCACCCAATGGCTTGCAGTACCACGTGCAGACCAGCGCCTTCGCCTCCGCGAACCCGGAGGCCGACGAGAGCACCATCGCCCACGAGGCGCCGGACGCGGCGGCCGTCGCGTCGATGGCGCAGCTGAAGGGCTCCGAGGATTACGTCGTGTTCGTCTGCGCGACCCTGGGCGAGGTGAGCGAGAAGAACCCCGACAACTGGATCCGGATGAATGGCGGCACCGACCCCGCCACCAACATCACCCTCCAGCTCCAGCCCGGCGTGCAGGACCACCACCTGTGGGACGTGCTCGACGAGGCGACCTACCAGTCCATCGACGTCATGGCCGGGCATGCCGGGTGCTCGAACCCGGAGGTCGAGTACTGGGTCGACGACGCGAGCGGCAACGGCGGCCGTTGGCAATCCGAGCGGCCGGACCGGAAGAAGATCCGCCTGAACATCATCGTGCACGAAGCCTCGCCGCTGTGGATGGGCAGGGACCCGGCGACGTCGGTGGTCGGTCTGGACTACCGGCCACACGGCGTCCACAACGTCTACGTGACGGGCGGCGCGTTGTTCCCCACTTCGGGCTCGTGGAACCCCACGCTCACCATGTGCGGTCTGGCGCAGGACCTGGCGGACCGCCTGCGCGGCTGA
- a CDS encoding VOC family protein: MKSDTSIPLLPCVELTSTLEFYALLGFEVTYQQRAPNPYAATQRGGAQLHFFGLKGLDPLKAFSSCLIIVDEVEELHARFLDALRKAYGRTPVRGLPRMTRMRKGQSRFTLTDPSGNSLMFIRRDEPDGYGDDGNTPTSILGKALKTARRLRDFKGDDVAAAKVLDAALKKPDAGTEKEREQALADRAELAVALGEVPAPLRP, encoded by the coding sequence ATGAAAAGTGACACCAGCATCCCCCTGCTCCCCTGCGTGGAGCTCACGTCGACGCTCGAGTTCTACGCGCTGCTCGGGTTCGAGGTGACGTACCAACAACGGGCACCCAATCCCTACGCGGCGACACAGCGGGGAGGTGCGCAGCTCCACTTCTTCGGCCTGAAGGGATTGGATCCGCTGAAGGCCTTCAGCAGCTGTCTGATCATCGTGGACGAGGTGGAGGAGCTGCACGCGCGCTTCCTCGACGCGCTGCGGAAGGCCTATGGCCGGACTCCCGTCCGGGGGCTCCCGCGCATGACTCGCATGCGGAAGGGACAGTCGCGCTTCACCCTCACCGACCCCTCCGGCAATTCGCTCATGTTCATCCGCCGGGATGAACCCGACGGTTATGGCGATGACGGGAACACACCCACCTCCATCCTCGGCAAGGCCCTCAAGACGGCCCGGCGCCTGCGCGACTTCAAGGGCGATGACGTCGCCGCCGCGAAGGTCCTGGATGCCGCGCTGAAGAAGCCGGACGCGGGGACGGAGAAGGAACGGGAACAGGCGCTCGCGGACCGCGCGGAGCTGGCCGTGGCCCTGGGGGAAGTGCCCGCCCCCCTGCGTCCCTGA